From Thalassotalea euphylliae, the proteins below share one genomic window:
- the maoP gene encoding DUF413 domain-containing protein, whose translation MNATSVPKDSFKANRKFYDDRNYPRGMSRSGDYTLQEVQILENHGIALRELADGSRAPVSEAEQRFIDVCQGQASPESKIEKAWLKYQNKVLSPKQFHTLFGRTKVEASDESTETESIDLDGD comes from the coding sequence ATGAATGCTACTAGCGTCCCAAAAGATAGCTTTAAAGCTAACCGCAAATTTTACGACGACCGAAATTATCCACGAGGCATGAGTAGAAGTGGCGATTACACGCTACAAGAAGTGCAGATACTAGAAAATCACGGCATTGCATTGCGTGAATTAGCCGATGGTTCCAGAGCACCGGTTTCGGAGGCTGAACAACGTTTTATCGACGTTTGCCAAGGCCAAGCCAGCCCAGAAAGCAAAATCGAGAAGGCTTGGCTTAAATACCAAAACAAGGTGCTATCCCCTAAGCAATTTCACACCTTATTCGGTCGCACTAAGGTCGAGGCCAGTGACGAAAGCACAGAAACGGAGTCAATTGACTTAGACGGTGACTAA
- the msrA gene encoding peptide-methionine (S)-S-oxide reductase MsrA translates to MTTNFQQTTLAGGCFWCIEAAFNQLVGIEQAVSGYMGGTEATADYKTVCEGHTDHAEVVQLTFDPELISYREILEIFFALHDPTQLNRQGNDIGRQYRSAIFYHNDEQQQAAQAIIDEINEDAIWPDPVVTEVNAQMPFYSGEAYHQGYFNANPENQYCQAVVSPKLAKFKKTFASKLK, encoded by the coding sequence GTGACGACAAACTTTCAACAAACCACATTAGCCGGTGGTTGCTTTTGGTGTATTGAAGCAGCTTTCAATCAACTAGTAGGTATTGAGCAAGCAGTATCTGGCTACATGGGCGGCACGGAAGCAACAGCCGATTACAAAACTGTCTGTGAAGGTCATACCGATCATGCAGAAGTTGTACAACTCACCTTTGACCCTGAGTTAATTAGCTATCGTGAAATTTTAGAAATTTTCTTTGCGCTGCACGATCCAACGCAATTGAATCGTCAAGGAAACGATATCGGTCGCCAATACCGATCAGCCATTTTTTATCACAACGATGAGCAGCAACAAGCGGCGCAGGCGATTATTGACGAAATTAATGAAGATGCGATTTGGCCTGATCCTGTGGTCACAGAAGTCAACGCACAAATGCCGTTTTACAGCGGTGAGGCATATCATCAGGGCTACTTTAATGCCAACCCTGAAAATCAATACTGCCAAGCGGTTGTCTCGCCTAAGCTGGCTAAGTTTAAAAAGACATTTGCCAGTAAATTAAAGTAA
- a CDS encoding sensor domain-containing diguanylate cyclase, with protein sequence MDSKVDSSAQHPLVQLDVMKLVLDNIGAYVFIKDINGCYTYVNQLVCDMFQRPVDEIVGYDDHHLFSLEQSDDIRKNDEQVLEHGKTIAAEERNVIADTGDVRFYLSVKKPLKDASGNIIGMYGVATDITERKLMELEVQQNNKLLDSILSNIDAFVYMKDTDYRFLYANAKTLELFSKSMGELIGCRVEDLLPADQASNFNHMDAQLFATGEKQVGEEHIVDDQGDDRYYWSTKIPLFDDNQEVNRYIGFSTDVTELSKLRYQLEQQVQEETAKRLQQERRAITDPLTGLYNRFKLNEAIDSELTRVRRYQKCSSIIMIDVDHFKEINDELGHQAGDKVLQALAELIATHIREVDIAGRWGGEEFLVICPETDMTGAIQVAEKIRKAIALAPIACIKNRTVSAGVAQARGHEQVSQFIDRADVCLYQAKRTGRNRVCF encoded by the coding sequence ATGGATAGCAAAGTAGACTCCAGCGCACAGCATCCGCTTGTGCAGCTCGATGTAATGAAATTGGTGCTCGACAATATCGGCGCCTATGTCTTTATTAAAGACATTAACGGTTGCTACACCTATGTTAATCAATTGGTTTGTGACATGTTTCAGCGGCCTGTTGATGAAATTGTTGGCTACGATGACCATCACCTTTTTTCGCTTGAGCAGTCAGACGATATTAGGAAAAACGATGAACAAGTGCTCGAGCACGGAAAAACGATTGCAGCTGAAGAGCGAAACGTTATCGCTGATACGGGTGATGTGCGCTTTTATCTTTCGGTTAAAAAGCCGTTAAAAGATGCCTCGGGAAACATCATTGGTATGTACGGTGTTGCAACGGATATCACTGAGCGCAAGCTCATGGAGTTGGAAGTGCAGCAAAACAACAAGTTGCTTGACAGTATATTGTCTAATATCGATGCATTCGTTTATATGAAAGACACTGACTATCGCTTTCTCTATGCCAACGCAAAGACACTCGAACTCTTCAGCAAAAGCATGGGCGAGCTTATTGGTTGTCGTGTCGAAGATCTATTGCCTGCAGATCAAGCATCAAACTTTAATCACATGGACGCCCAATTGTTTGCTACTGGTGAAAAGCAAGTGGGTGAAGAGCACATTGTCGATGACCAAGGTGATGATAGGTATTACTGGTCAACTAAAATTCCACTTTTTGACGATAACCAAGAGGTGAATCGTTACATCGGCTTTTCTACTGATGTGACAGAGTTGTCGAAATTGCGATACCAGTTAGAGCAACAAGTACAAGAAGAAACGGCTAAACGATTGCAACAAGAGCGCAGGGCAATAACCGATCCATTAACGGGGTTGTATAATCGCTTTAAGCTAAATGAAGCGATAGACAGCGAACTAACCCGTGTTCGCCGATATCAAAAATGTAGCAGTATTATCATGATTGACGTAGATCACTTTAAAGAAATCAACGATGAACTCGGTCATCAAGCGGGCGATAAGGTTTTACAAGCTCTGGCTGAACTTATTGCCACTCATATTCGCGAAGTGGATATCGCTGGGCGTTGGGGCGGGGAAGAATTCTTAGTTATTTGTCCGGAAACAGATATGACGGGAGCAATACAAGTGGCGGAAAAAATCAGAAAAGCAATCGCGTTGGCCCCCATTGCCTGTATTAAAAACCGCACTGTCAGTGCAGGCGTTGCGCAAGCTCGCGGTCACGAGCAGGTCTCGCAGTTTATTGACCGTGCCGATGTGTGCTTATATCAGGCCAAACGCACAGGTCGCAATCGGGTTTGTTTTTAG
- the modB gene encoding molybdate ABC transporter permease subunit, translating into MSEYDWLATYTTIKLAGITTLILLLIGTPLAWWLSQWQSRWRALVEALVALPLVLPPTVIGFYLLIAFAPDALPGKLWQTITGQQLAFSFSAIVIGSVFYSLPFVVQPLQKAFEQIDPHILAKARMLGAAKLDLFVNVIFPITKASFITAATLGFAHTVGEFGVVLMIGGNIPDETRVLSIALFDHVEAFNYQQAHLLASGLLIASLLTLALVYLLNNYHEQNQQQTRSRKSAQ; encoded by the coding sequence GTGAGTGAATACGATTGGCTCGCCACCTACACCACCATCAAACTGGCTGGTATCACCACACTTATCCTGCTGTTAATCGGCACGCCACTAGCTTGGTGGTTAAGTCAATGGCAATCGCGCTGGCGAGCACTCGTTGAAGCCTTGGTGGCACTACCTTTGGTGTTGCCCCCTACGGTTATCGGTTTTTACTTGTTAATCGCCTTTGCCCCAGATGCCCTACCGGGCAAACTTTGGCAAACAATAACAGGCCAGCAACTCGCTTTTAGCTTTTCTGCCATCGTTATCGGCTCTGTTTTTTATTCATTGCCATTTGTGGTACAGCCATTGCAAAAAGCGTTTGAACAAATTGACCCGCATATTCTTGCCAAGGCACGGATGTTAGGCGCTGCTAAACTCGATTTATTCGTTAACGTGATTTTTCCGATCACTAAGGCCAGCTTTATTACCGCCGCAACGCTGGGGTTTGCCCACACCGTCGGGGAATTTGGCGTGGTGTTAATGATAGGTGGCAATATTCCCGATGAAACAAGGGTTTTGTCGATTGCCTTATTTGATCATGTCGAGGCATTTAATTATCAACAAGCGCATTTGCTCGCCTCAGGGCTACTTATCGCCTCGCTGCTAACACTCGCGCTTGTCTATCTGCTCAACAACTACCACGAGCAAAATCAGCAACAAACTAGGAGCAGGAAGTCGGCGCAATGA
- a CDS encoding sortase domain-containing protein codes for MKKYHLSVQQLLKGLSMSALIASVVMAMCALWLPVKAWLAHELITYSWQHYRATGQALKPWPWADTSAVAQLHFTRLEQKVTVLSHADNTALAFSAAAVAPFNRLESTSLIAIAGHQDSHFALLADVQLGDEILLSTANGNELRYRVSAHDIVPQHSVLNIRPDQLGLVLITCYPFTYAGNGTQWQDTREVFGQAQKRLLLYASLLEH; via the coding sequence GTGAAAAAATATCATTTATCTGTTCAGCAATTGCTCAAGGGCTTGAGCATGAGTGCACTGATTGCTAGCGTCGTGATGGCAATGTGCGCACTTTGGCTGCCTGTGAAAGCTTGGCTAGCACACGAACTAATTACTTATAGCTGGCAACATTACCGGGCGACGGGGCAAGCTTTAAAGCCATGGCCTTGGGCTGATACCTCGGCAGTTGCGCAATTACATTTTACGCGTTTAGAGCAAAAAGTAACGGTACTAAGCCATGCCGACAATACTGCACTGGCATTTTCCGCTGCCGCTGTCGCCCCTTTTAATCGGCTCGAAAGCACATCACTTATCGCCATCGCGGGTCATCAAGACAGCCACTTTGCTTTACTTGCCGATGTCCAGTTGGGGGATGAAATATTGCTGAGCACAGCAAATGGTAATGAACTTAGGTATCGCGTGAGTGCACATGACATTGTGCCGCAGCACAGTGTCTTGAACATTCGGCCAGATCAACTTGGGTTGGTGTTGATTACCTGCTACCCCTTTACTTACGCCGGTAATGGGACGCAATGGCAAGACACTCGTGAAGTATTCGGCCAAGCGCAGAAACGATTGTTGCTTTATGCAAGTTTACTTGAACACTAA
- the yghU gene encoding glutathione-dependent disulfide-bond oxidoreductase → MSDKPYEPPKVWTWDSESGGKFANINRPISGATHEQALPVGQHPLQLHSLATPNGVKVTIMLEELLAAGITGAEYDAYMINIMEGEQFSSGFVDINPNSKIPALYDNSGDTPVPVFESGAILVYLAEKFGAFIPTEPSVRAECFSWLMWQMGSAPYLGGGFGHFYAYAPEKFEYPINRFTMEVKRQLDVLDKRLADNTYICGEQYTIADMAIWPWYGVLVQGGLYEAAEFLDVNAYRHVVRWANQVAERPAVQRGRMVNRAWGEPNEQLHERHDASDFELRTQDIIGEPEQDNS, encoded by the coding sequence ATGTCAGATAAACCTTATGAACCCCCTAAGGTTTGGACTTGGGATAGCGAAAGCGGTGGTAAATTTGCCAATATCAACCGTCCTATTTCTGGTGCGACACATGAACAAGCACTGCCTGTTGGCCAGCATCCTCTGCAACTACATTCACTAGCGACACCAAATGGCGTAAAAGTGACGATTATGCTGGAGGAGCTATTGGCTGCAGGTATTACTGGTGCTGAATACGATGCTTACATGATTAACATTATGGAAGGTGAGCAATTTAGCTCTGGTTTTGTCGATATTAACCCAAATTCAAAAATTCCGGCGCTTTACGATAACTCTGGCGATACGCCAGTACCAGTATTTGAGTCGGGTGCTATTTTAGTCTACCTCGCTGAAAAATTTGGTGCATTTATTCCCACTGAGCCGTCAGTTCGTGCCGAGTGTTTTTCTTGGCTAATGTGGCAAATGGGCAGCGCACCGTATTTAGGTGGCGGCTTTGGTCATTTCTATGCGTATGCCCCTGAGAAGTTTGAGTACCCGATCAACCGCTTTACCATGGAAGTGAAACGCCAGCTTGACGTGTTAGATAAGCGCTTGGCTGACAACACCTATATTTGCGGTGAGCAATACACGATTGCAGATATGGCAATTTGGCCTTGGTATGGTGTATTGGTGCAAGGTGGCCTCTATGAAGCTGCTGAGTTTTTAGATGTGAATGCCTACCGCCATGTGGTGCGCTGGGCAAACCAAGTTGCTGAGCGACCAGCAGTGCAGCGTGGCCGAATGGTTAACCGCGCTTGGGGGGAGCCTAACGAGCAGCTTCACGAGCGCCACGATGCCAGTGATTTTGAATTGCGTACGCAAGATATTATTGGTGAGCCAGAGCAAGATAACAGCTAA
- a CDS encoding DUF3083 family protein, which yields MSIIRKRSAAHKAYIPTNARNNHYLLAEFPLTDRIVNAFCSQPSQSDSPYETLYQSLSNKLFELSQSFEINNCLLIANDKLARVRYSQEMHQWQTNQQILFYYNPSYHQLQKSFFDANYRAEKITLLFLATGTELRVNAASFHAKVSQLLQEFKRSLGQGLDIGTFNFRLRDHQHLTYDLFARQKTGNDSKAHKLRTIKVRYASQNVELPSSQRQMTYATINIPVKPDLVSLAEIDHSSDDPYNPLYTLVTDAFSRAAKRFNLNNGALIANGLIPIVRHNEHETVSRIGELQMLGYNPEQSPCGLISKWDARHLVDNIQLVLVATKDNQTDSAHAKFLNQIEQAIKQMAQELSLTPEQDEVIVRFHQHIAYNLTAELS from the coding sequence ATGTCAATTATTCGCAAGCGGAGTGCAGCGCACAAAGCCTATATCCCGACAAATGCTAGAAACAATCATTACTTGCTTGCAGAATTTCCCCTGACTGACCGCATTGTCAACGCATTTTGCAGTCAGCCAAGTCAATCAGACAGCCCTTACGAGACTTTGTATCAATCACTGAGTAATAAACTCTTTGAGCTAAGCCAGTCATTCGAGATCAATAACTGCTTGTTGATTGCCAACGACAAATTAGCACGCGTGCGCTACTCACAAGAAATGCATCAATGGCAAACCAACCAACAAATCTTGTTTTATTACAATCCCAGTTATCATCAATTACAGAAATCATTTTTTGATGCCAACTACCGCGCGGAAAAAATAACCTTATTGTTTTTAGCGACAGGCACTGAGCTGCGCGTTAACGCCGCCAGCTTTCACGCTAAGGTCAGCCAGTTACTGCAAGAATTTAAACGAAGTTTAGGTCAAGGCTTGGATATAGGAACATTCAATTTTCGACTGCGCGATCATCAGCATTTGACCTACGATTTATTTGCGCGACAAAAAACGGGCAACGACTCTAAGGCTCATAAATTGCGGACGATCAAAGTGCGCTATGCCAGCCAGAATGTTGAATTGCCATCGTCACAGCGACAAATGACCTACGCAACGATTAATATCCCCGTCAAGCCTGACTTGGTCAGCTTAGCGGAGATTGACCACAGTTCTGACGATCCGTACAACCCACTTTATACGTTAGTCACCGATGCTTTCTCAAGAGCAGCCAAACGCTTTAATCTGAACAACGGTGCGCTAATCGCCAACGGCCTGATCCCAATAGTGAGACACAATGAACACGAAACCGTTTCTCGTATTGGAGAGCTGCAAATGCTCGGTTACAACCCTGAGCAATCACCTTGCGGCTTGATCAGTAAATGGGATGCCCGCCACCTTGTCGACAATATTCAATTGGTGTTGGTCGCCACTAAAGACAACCAAACCGATTCAGCACACGCAAAATTTCTCAACCAGATTGAGCAAGCCATTAAGCAAATGGCACAAGAGCTGTCGCTAACTCCTGAGCAAGACGAGGTGATCGTGCGCTTCCATCAGCACATTGCCTACAACCTAACGGCTGAGCTAAGTTGA
- a CDS encoding DUF3820 family protein translates to MLDDKQALISAINQVMPFGKYAGRKLLQLPEPYLVWFKANGFPEGKLGEQLALVYEIKLNGLEGMLKPLLTSE, encoded by the coding sequence ATGTTAGATGACAAGCAGGCGTTAATCAGTGCCATCAATCAAGTGATGCCGTTTGGTAAGTATGCTGGGCGTAAGTTACTGCAACTACCTGAACCGTATTTAGTGTGGTTTAAAGCCAATGGTTTTCCAGAAGGGAAGTTAGGTGAGCAACTGGCATTGGTTTACGAAATTAAGCTCAATGGCTTAGAGGGCATGTTAAAGCCACTGTTAACCAGTGAGTGA
- a CDS encoding HesA/MoeB/ThiF family protein, whose amino-acid sequence MLSPEEHIRYGRQIMLESIGEQGQLALQRATVLIVGMGGLGCPVSLYLASAGVGKLLLCDGDHIEASNLQRQVLYTPADISKNKAEIAADKLAAQNPLIDVEAFDEMYTPALADELLPEVDLVIDCTDSLTTRYLLNASCHKHNIPLVIGAATGFDGQTMLINPPQNSACYQCVFPRNTSGESANNEPQNCQTLGILGPVLAIVAGMQSLTAIKYLTGLSVNTNELALFDGQRQQWQHFTVQPQASCPVCQQ is encoded by the coding sequence TTGCTATCCCCCGAAGAACACATACGTTATGGCCGCCAAATTATGCTCGAGAGTATTGGCGAGCAAGGGCAGCTGGCATTACAACGCGCCACAGTATTAATTGTCGGTATGGGCGGCTTGGGCTGTCCAGTCAGTCTTTACCTTGCCAGCGCAGGGGTTGGTAAGTTGTTACTATGCGATGGCGATCACATTGAAGCCTCAAATCTGCAGCGCCAAGTGCTCTACACGCCAGCCGATATTAGCAAAAACAAAGCTGAAATTGCCGCAGACAAGCTAGCAGCGCAAAATCCGCTGATAGACGTTGAAGCATTCGATGAAATGTACACGCCAGCATTGGCCGACGAACTGCTGCCTGAAGTTGATCTTGTTATTGACTGTACCGATAGTCTAACAACAAGGTATCTGCTCAATGCCAGTTGCCACAAACACAATATACCTTTGGTAATTGGTGCTGCGACAGGTTTTGACGGCCAAACCATGCTGATTAATCCACCACAAAACAGCGCCTGCTATCAATGTGTTTTTCCGCGAAATACATCTGGTGAGAGCGCCAATAACGAACCGCAAAATTGCCAGACACTGGGCATTTTGGGGCCTGTATTGGCAATAGTGGCGGGGATGCAAAGTTTAACGGCCATTAAGTACCTTACGGGTTTATCAGTCAATACCAACGAACTTGCCCTTTTTGATGGCCAACGCCAGCAATGGCAACACTTTACAGTACAGCCACAAGCCAGCTGTCCGGTATGTCAGCAATAG
- the rmf gene encoding ribosome modulation factor: MRRQKRDRLDRAHANGYQAGLSGKPRDNCPYQSIDAKSEWLGGWRAAVNDRNMGLFK; the protein is encoded by the coding sequence ATGAGAAGACAAAAACGAGATCGTTTAGATAGAGCGCATGCAAATGGTTACCAAGCAGGTTTGAGTGGTAAACCCCGAGACAATTGTCCTTACCAAAGTATCGATGCCAAATCAGAATGGCTCGGCGGCTGGCGAGCCGCAGTGAATGACCGCAATATGGGGTTATTCAAATAA
- a CDS encoding molybdenum ABC transporter ATP-binding protein, whose amino-acid sequence MSELAMNDLPVTKSAPNNLATNELVINIHAPLAEFNLEINEVWPLSGVIGLFGHSGAGKSTLLKAIAGLATPASGRITLAGKPLLDSANALNLPSAQRRIVGVFQHDALLPHLSVEKNLYFGRKRLSSATLDAKQIISQAGLLPLLGRSISQLSGGERQKVALAQAILAEPSLLILDEPVTALDRQNKLSILGLIKSLQQRTGMPMLFVSHSISEHEFLCDQVYVMAKGEITASGSINDVVTKLTQDHVIIPQTVLTLTRTEKPPQNGLIELTSPSGITLYTLANRLVFEQGIAVCSILASDISICTLAPDHSSIVNKLSGVITDIQVNEQQALLTVNCQGQDFFSAITSYSLLQLGLTVNQSVYLQFKASALVQLAQQGD is encoded by the coding sequence ATGAGCGAGCTAGCGATGAATGATTTGCCTGTAACTAAATCGGCACCCAATAATCTAGCGACAAATGAACTAGTCATCAATATTCATGCGCCACTAGCCGAGTTTAACCTTGAGATTAACGAGGTATGGCCACTGTCGGGTGTGATTGGCTTGTTTGGTCATTCTGGCGCAGGCAAATCAACCTTATTGAAAGCCATCGCTGGTTTAGCAACGCCTGCAAGTGGTCGCATAACGTTAGCAGGTAAGCCTTTACTCGACAGTGCCAATGCACTTAATTTACCGAGTGCACAGCGCCGTATTGTGGGGGTATTTCAGCACGATGCCTTGCTGCCACATTTAAGTGTTGAAAAAAACCTTTATTTTGGCCGAAAGCGCTTGTCCTCTGCCACACTCGACGCTAAGCAAATTATTTCACAAGCAGGTTTATTACCGCTGCTTGGGCGAAGCATTAGCCAACTGTCGGGCGGTGAGCGACAAAAAGTCGCGTTAGCGCAAGCGATACTGGCTGAGCCGAGCTTATTGATATTAGATGAACCGGTAACGGCACTCGACCGACAAAACAAACTCAGTATTCTTGGCCTGATCAAATCATTACAACAAAGAACGGGGATGCCAATGCTCTTTGTTAGCCACAGTATTAGTGAACATGAATTTCTATGTGACCAAGTTTATGTGATGGCAAAAGGCGAGATCACGGCCAGTGGCAGCATCAATGACGTCGTCACTAAGCTGACCCAAGATCACGTAATTATTCCCCAAACCGTGCTCACATTAACGCGCACAGAGAAACCACCGCAAAATGGTTTGATCGAACTGACTAGCCCCTCGGGCATTACCCTGTACACCTTAGCTAATCGCTTGGTATTCGAGCAAGGCATTGCTGTTTGCAGTATTCTGGCGAGCGATATCAGTATTTGTACGCTCGCCCCAGATCACAGTTCCATCGTCAATAAGCTGTCTGGCGTGATAACTGATATTCAAGTTAATGAGCAGCAAGCGCTACTCACGGTCAACTGCCAAGGGCAAGATTTTTTTTCGGCGATCACTAGCTATTCACTATTGCAACTGGGCTTAACCGTTAACCAAAGCGTTTATCTACAATTTAAAGCAAGTGCGCTGGTGCAACTTGCACAACAAGGAGACTAA